A single Cottoperca gobio chromosome 3, fCotGob3.1, whole genome shotgun sequence DNA region contains:
- the prc1b gene encoding protein regulator of cytokinesis 1b isoform X6 produces the protein MRKSEVLAAEAVSCLNKALCHLKDIWEEIGIPEDQRLQRTNVVQNHIKSLLEMMIKEEESLRKRLVSSIQTCRTEMEKLCLELQLTEFEEENDISMLQQEKNIRTQVEALLKERTQRMQQLKVLLEQEQDLCDILCSMPYGIAPDSVPTLEQLESFDQHVANHNAEKSKRYAEFMDLKRQIILSMEELDHTPETSFEKDVVCEDEDSFCLSRDNITSLKLLVCQLEERKVENEVICETHREKIQRLWDRLQVPQEEREAFNEHMVTSRKRNLEALQAEFQRLEELKMLNICNVTDAIRSEIAVFWEKCFFSIDQRQDFAPYFSEIFTEELLSLHDAEIQRLKQHYEDHKELFDGVHQWEESWRLFLELEKKATDPTRFANRGGNLLKEEKQRSELHKSLPKLEKKLKAQIDAWESEQDHEFLVNGQKFLQYVEEQWELHRIEKEKEKQDRHIKKSKQTEVDMLYGTAVRTPTKRRLLGTTTPNKSRKFNATSSISSATSNSTSRSVYGGTLCRSPVPRPPLSVNKCPAARTPGGGKPPNPRLQGCNKENEAQLKGSPLSARPVQGL, from the exons ATGAGAAAGAG CGAGGTGCTCGCAGCAGAGGCTGTGTCGTGTCTGAATAAAGCGCTCTGCCACCTGAAGGACATTTGGGAGGAGATCGGTATCCCCGAGGACCAGAGACTGCAGAGGACTAATGTTGTCCAGAACCACATTAAG AGCTTACTAGAGATGATGATCAAAGAAGAGGAATCTCTGAGAAAGAGGCTCGTGAGCAGCATTCAAACATGCAGGACAGAAATGGAGAAACTCTGCCTGGAGCTTCAGCTGACTGAGTTTGAG gagGAGAATGATATCAGCATgctccagcaggagaagaacaTCCGCACACAGGTGGAGGCTCTGTTGAAGGAGAGGACTCAGCGGATGCAGCAGCTAAAGGTTCTGCTGGAGCAAGAGCAGGACCTGTGTGACATCCTGTGCTCCATGCCTTATGGCATCGCTCCAGACTCTGTCCCCACACTGGAACAACTGGAGAGCTTCGACCAGCACGTCGCTAACCACAACGCAGAGAAG TCGAAGCGGTATGCTGAGTTCATGGACCTCAAAAGACAGATCATCTTGTCCATGGAAGAGCTGGACCACACTCCCGAGACCAGCTTCGAGAAGGACGTCGTCTGTGAGGACGAGGACTCTTTTTGCCTTTCAAGAGACAACATCACGTCACTCAAACTGCTTGTCTGTCAG CTGGAGGAACGCAAGGTGGAGAACGAGGTGATCTGTGAGACTCACCGAGAGAAGATTCAGCGGCTGTGGGATAGACTGCAGGTTCcccaggaggagagagaggcctTCAACGAACACATGGTCACATCTAGGAAGAGGAATCTGGAAGCG tTACAAGCAGAATTTCAGCGTCTGGAGGAGCTCAAAATGCTAAACATCTGCAATGTCACTGATGCCATCCGCTCTGAGATCGCTGTGTTTTGGGAAAAGTGTTTCTTCAGCATTGACCAGCGGCAGGATTTCGCTCCGTATTTTAGCG agATTTTTACTGAAGAGCTGTTGAGTCTGCATGATGCGGAGATCCAGCGCTTGAAGCAGCACTATGAGGACCACAAAGAGCTTTTTGACGGTGTTCATCAGTGGGAAGAAAGCTGGAGACTCTTCCTCGAGCTGGAG AAAAAAGCCACGGATCCGACAAGATTTGCTAACAGAGGAGGAAACCTtctgaaagaggagaaacaaagGTCTGAGCTGCATAAAAGCCTGCCCAAG ctGGAAAAGAAATTAAAAGCTCAGATTGATGCATGGGAGAGTGAGCAGGATCATGAGTTTCTAGTAAACGGCCAGAAGTTTTTGCAGTATGTGGAGGAACAGTGGGAGCTGCACCgaatagagaaagagaaggagaaacaagACAGG CATATCAAGAAGAGCAAACAGACCGAGGTGGACATGCTGTACGGAACAGCAGTACGAACCCCGACCAAACGCAGACTGCTCGGCACTACTACCCCAAATAAATCCCGAAAG TTTAACGCCACGTCCAGCATTTCAAGTGCCACCTCTAACAGCACCAGTCGCTCTGTCTATGGTGGAACTCTCTGTCGCTCACCTGTGCCCCGCCCACCTCTCTCAGTGAACAAG TGTCCAGCAGCACGGACACCAGGTGGCGGTAAACCCCCCAACCCACGACTGCAAGGCTGTAACAAGGAGAACGAGGCTCAGCTGAAGGGGAGCCCTCTGAGTG CGAGACCTGTCCAAGGCCTCTAA
- the prc1b gene encoding protein regulator of cytokinesis 1b isoform X1, protein MRKSEVLAAEAVSCLNKALCHLKDIWEEIGIPEDQRLQRTNVVQNHIKSLLEMMIKEEESLRKRLVSSIQTCRTEMEKLCLELQLTEFEEENDISMLQQEKNIRTQVEALLKERTQRMQQLKVLLEQEQDLCDILCSMPYGIAPDSVPTLEQLESFDQHVANHNAEKSKRYAEFMDLKRQIILSMEELDHTPETSFEKDVVCEDEDSFCLSRDNITSLKLLVCQLEERKVENEVICETHREKIQRLWDRLQVPQEEREAFNEHMVTSRKRNLEALQAEFQRLEELKMLNICNVTDAIRSEIAVFWEKCFFSIDQRQDFAPYFSEIFTEELLSLHDAEIQRLKQHYEDHKELFDGVHQWEESWRLFLELEKKATDPTRFANRGGNLLKEEKQRSELHKSLPKLEKKLKAQIDAWESEQDHEFLVNGQKFLQYVEEQWELHRIEKEKEKQDRHIKKSKQTEVDMLYGTAVRTPTKRRLLGTTTPNKSRKFNATSSISSATSNSTSRSVYGGTLCRSPVPRPPLSVNKDSLLPFVLQCPAARTPGGGKPPNPRLQGCNKENEAQLKGSPLSGALLIPASPQPNFSIASAASTYSEFVRDLLNTEPVQLSETCPRPLTPRSSTTS, encoded by the exons ATGAGAAAGAG CGAGGTGCTCGCAGCAGAGGCTGTGTCGTGTCTGAATAAAGCGCTCTGCCACCTGAAGGACATTTGGGAGGAGATCGGTATCCCCGAGGACCAGAGACTGCAGAGGACTAATGTTGTCCAGAACCACATTAAG AGCTTACTAGAGATGATGATCAAAGAAGAGGAATCTCTGAGAAAGAGGCTCGTGAGCAGCATTCAAACATGCAGGACAGAAATGGAGAAACTCTGCCTGGAGCTTCAGCTGACTGAGTTTGAG gagGAGAATGATATCAGCATgctccagcaggagaagaacaTCCGCACACAGGTGGAGGCTCTGTTGAAGGAGAGGACTCAGCGGATGCAGCAGCTAAAGGTTCTGCTGGAGCAAGAGCAGGACCTGTGTGACATCCTGTGCTCCATGCCTTATGGCATCGCTCCAGACTCTGTCCCCACACTGGAACAACTGGAGAGCTTCGACCAGCACGTCGCTAACCACAACGCAGAGAAG TCGAAGCGGTATGCTGAGTTCATGGACCTCAAAAGACAGATCATCTTGTCCATGGAAGAGCTGGACCACACTCCCGAGACCAGCTTCGAGAAGGACGTCGTCTGTGAGGACGAGGACTCTTTTTGCCTTTCAAGAGACAACATCACGTCACTCAAACTGCTTGTCTGTCAG CTGGAGGAACGCAAGGTGGAGAACGAGGTGATCTGTGAGACTCACCGAGAGAAGATTCAGCGGCTGTGGGATAGACTGCAGGTTCcccaggaggagagagaggcctTCAACGAACACATGGTCACATCTAGGAAGAGGAATCTGGAAGCG tTACAAGCAGAATTTCAGCGTCTGGAGGAGCTCAAAATGCTAAACATCTGCAATGTCACTGATGCCATCCGCTCTGAGATCGCTGTGTTTTGGGAAAAGTGTTTCTTCAGCATTGACCAGCGGCAGGATTTCGCTCCGTATTTTAGCG agATTTTTACTGAAGAGCTGTTGAGTCTGCATGATGCGGAGATCCAGCGCTTGAAGCAGCACTATGAGGACCACAAAGAGCTTTTTGACGGTGTTCATCAGTGGGAAGAAAGCTGGAGACTCTTCCTCGAGCTGGAG AAAAAAGCCACGGATCCGACAAGATTTGCTAACAGAGGAGGAAACCTtctgaaagaggagaaacaaagGTCTGAGCTGCATAAAAGCCTGCCCAAG ctGGAAAAGAAATTAAAAGCTCAGATTGATGCATGGGAGAGTGAGCAGGATCATGAGTTTCTAGTAAACGGCCAGAAGTTTTTGCAGTATGTGGAGGAACAGTGGGAGCTGCACCgaatagagaaagagaaggagaaacaagACAGG CATATCAAGAAGAGCAAACAGACCGAGGTGGACATGCTGTACGGAACAGCAGTACGAACCCCGACCAAACGCAGACTGCTCGGCACTACTACCCCAAATAAATCCCGAAAG TTTAACGCCACGTCCAGCATTTCAAGTGCCACCTCTAACAGCACCAGTCGCTCTGTCTATGGTGGAACTCTCTGTCGCTCACCTGTGCCCCGCCCACCTCTCTCAGTGAACAAG GATTCTCTCCTGCCGTTTGTCCTCCAGTGTCCAGCAGCACGGACACCAGGTGGCGGTAAACCCCCCAACCCACGACTGCAAGGCTGTAACAAGGAGAACGAGGCTCAGCTGAAGGGGAGCCCTCTGAGTGGTGCGTTGCTGATCCCCGCTAGTCCACAGCCTAACTTCAGCATAGCCTCTGCCGCCAGCACATATTCAGAGTTTGTG agGGACTTGCTCAACACTGAACCTGTTCAGTTAAG CGAGACCTGTCCAAGGCCTCTAACACCAAGATCCAGCACGACATCCTGA
- the prc1b gene encoding protein regulator of cytokinesis 1b isoform X2: MRKSEVLAAEAVSCLNKALCHLKDIWEEIGIPEDQRLQRTNVVQNHIKSLLEMMIKEEESLRKRLVSSIQTCRTEMEKLCLELQLTEFEEENDISMLQQEKNIRTQVEALLKERTQRMQQLKVLLEQEQDLCDILCSMPYGIAPDSVPTLEQLESFDQHVANHNAEKSKRYAEFMDLKRQIILSMEELDHTPETSFEKDVVCEDEDSFCLSRDNITSLKLLVCQLEERKVENEVICETHREKIQRLWDRLQVPQEEREAFNEHMVTSRKRNLEALQAEFQRLEELKMLNICNVTDAIRSEIAVFWEKCFFSIDQRQDFAPYFSEIFTEELLSLHDAEIQRLKQHYEDHKELFDGVHQWEESWRLFLELEKKATDPTRFANRGGNLLKEEKQRSELHKSLPKLEKKLKAQIDAWESEQDHEFLVNGQKFLQYVEEQWELHRIEKEKEKQDRHIKKSKQTEVDMLYGTAVRTPTKRRLLGTTTPNKSRKFNATSSISSATSNSTSRSVYGGTLCRSPVPRPPLSVNKDSLLPFVLQCPAARTPGGGKPPNPRLQGCNKENEAQLKGSPLSGALLIPASPQPNFSIASAASTYSEFVRDLSKASNTKIQHDILNSTTTDL; encoded by the exons ATGAGAAAGAG CGAGGTGCTCGCAGCAGAGGCTGTGTCGTGTCTGAATAAAGCGCTCTGCCACCTGAAGGACATTTGGGAGGAGATCGGTATCCCCGAGGACCAGAGACTGCAGAGGACTAATGTTGTCCAGAACCACATTAAG AGCTTACTAGAGATGATGATCAAAGAAGAGGAATCTCTGAGAAAGAGGCTCGTGAGCAGCATTCAAACATGCAGGACAGAAATGGAGAAACTCTGCCTGGAGCTTCAGCTGACTGAGTTTGAG gagGAGAATGATATCAGCATgctccagcaggagaagaacaTCCGCACACAGGTGGAGGCTCTGTTGAAGGAGAGGACTCAGCGGATGCAGCAGCTAAAGGTTCTGCTGGAGCAAGAGCAGGACCTGTGTGACATCCTGTGCTCCATGCCTTATGGCATCGCTCCAGACTCTGTCCCCACACTGGAACAACTGGAGAGCTTCGACCAGCACGTCGCTAACCACAACGCAGAGAAG TCGAAGCGGTATGCTGAGTTCATGGACCTCAAAAGACAGATCATCTTGTCCATGGAAGAGCTGGACCACACTCCCGAGACCAGCTTCGAGAAGGACGTCGTCTGTGAGGACGAGGACTCTTTTTGCCTTTCAAGAGACAACATCACGTCACTCAAACTGCTTGTCTGTCAG CTGGAGGAACGCAAGGTGGAGAACGAGGTGATCTGTGAGACTCACCGAGAGAAGATTCAGCGGCTGTGGGATAGACTGCAGGTTCcccaggaggagagagaggcctTCAACGAACACATGGTCACATCTAGGAAGAGGAATCTGGAAGCG tTACAAGCAGAATTTCAGCGTCTGGAGGAGCTCAAAATGCTAAACATCTGCAATGTCACTGATGCCATCCGCTCTGAGATCGCTGTGTTTTGGGAAAAGTGTTTCTTCAGCATTGACCAGCGGCAGGATTTCGCTCCGTATTTTAGCG agATTTTTACTGAAGAGCTGTTGAGTCTGCATGATGCGGAGATCCAGCGCTTGAAGCAGCACTATGAGGACCACAAAGAGCTTTTTGACGGTGTTCATCAGTGGGAAGAAAGCTGGAGACTCTTCCTCGAGCTGGAG AAAAAAGCCACGGATCCGACAAGATTTGCTAACAGAGGAGGAAACCTtctgaaagaggagaaacaaagGTCTGAGCTGCATAAAAGCCTGCCCAAG ctGGAAAAGAAATTAAAAGCTCAGATTGATGCATGGGAGAGTGAGCAGGATCATGAGTTTCTAGTAAACGGCCAGAAGTTTTTGCAGTATGTGGAGGAACAGTGGGAGCTGCACCgaatagagaaagagaaggagaaacaagACAGG CATATCAAGAAGAGCAAACAGACCGAGGTGGACATGCTGTACGGAACAGCAGTACGAACCCCGACCAAACGCAGACTGCTCGGCACTACTACCCCAAATAAATCCCGAAAG TTTAACGCCACGTCCAGCATTTCAAGTGCCACCTCTAACAGCACCAGTCGCTCTGTCTATGGTGGAACTCTCTGTCGCTCACCTGTGCCCCGCCCACCTCTCTCAGTGAACAAG GATTCTCTCCTGCCGTTTGTCCTCCAGTGTCCAGCAGCACGGACACCAGGTGGCGGTAAACCCCCCAACCCACGACTGCAAGGCTGTAACAAGGAGAACGAGGCTCAGCTGAAGGGGAGCCCTCTGAGTGGTGCGTTGCTGATCCCCGCTAGTCCACAGCCTAACTTCAGCATAGCCTCTGCCGCCAGCACATATTCAGAGTTTGTG CGAGACCTGTCCAAGGCCTCTAACACCAAGATCCAGCACGACATCCTGAACTCCACCACCACCGATCTTTGA
- the prc1b gene encoding protein regulator of cytokinesis 1b isoform X5, whose protein sequence is MRKSEVLAAEAVSCLNKALCHLKDIWEEIGIPEDQRLQRTNVVQNHIKSLLEMMIKEEESLRKRLVSSIQTCRTEMEKLCLELQLTEFEEENDISMLQQEKNIRTQVEALLKERTQRMQQLKVLLEQEQDLCDILCSMPYGIAPDSVPTLEQLESFDQHVANHNAEKSKRYAEFMDLKRQIILSMEELDHTPETSFEKDVVCEDEDSFCLSRDNITSLKLLVCQLEERKVENEVICETHREKIQRLWDRLQVPQEEREAFNEHMVTSRKRNLEALQAEFQRLEELKMLNICNVTDAIRSEIAVFWEKCFFSIDQRQDFAPYFSEIFTEELLSLHDAEIQRLKQHYEDHKELFDGVHQWEESWRLFLELEKKATDPTRFANRGGNLLKEEKQRSELHKSLPKLEKKLKAQIDAWESEQDHEFLVNGQKFLQYVEEQWELHRIEKEKEKQDRHIKKSKQTEVDMLYGTAVRTPTKRRLLGTTTPNKSRKFNATSSISSATSNSTSRSVYGGTLCRSPVPRPPLSVNKDSLLPFVLQCPAARTPGGGKPPNPRLQGCNKENEAQLKGSPLSARPVQGL, encoded by the exons ATGAGAAAGAG CGAGGTGCTCGCAGCAGAGGCTGTGTCGTGTCTGAATAAAGCGCTCTGCCACCTGAAGGACATTTGGGAGGAGATCGGTATCCCCGAGGACCAGAGACTGCAGAGGACTAATGTTGTCCAGAACCACATTAAG AGCTTACTAGAGATGATGATCAAAGAAGAGGAATCTCTGAGAAAGAGGCTCGTGAGCAGCATTCAAACATGCAGGACAGAAATGGAGAAACTCTGCCTGGAGCTTCAGCTGACTGAGTTTGAG gagGAGAATGATATCAGCATgctccagcaggagaagaacaTCCGCACACAGGTGGAGGCTCTGTTGAAGGAGAGGACTCAGCGGATGCAGCAGCTAAAGGTTCTGCTGGAGCAAGAGCAGGACCTGTGTGACATCCTGTGCTCCATGCCTTATGGCATCGCTCCAGACTCTGTCCCCACACTGGAACAACTGGAGAGCTTCGACCAGCACGTCGCTAACCACAACGCAGAGAAG TCGAAGCGGTATGCTGAGTTCATGGACCTCAAAAGACAGATCATCTTGTCCATGGAAGAGCTGGACCACACTCCCGAGACCAGCTTCGAGAAGGACGTCGTCTGTGAGGACGAGGACTCTTTTTGCCTTTCAAGAGACAACATCACGTCACTCAAACTGCTTGTCTGTCAG CTGGAGGAACGCAAGGTGGAGAACGAGGTGATCTGTGAGACTCACCGAGAGAAGATTCAGCGGCTGTGGGATAGACTGCAGGTTCcccaggaggagagagaggcctTCAACGAACACATGGTCACATCTAGGAAGAGGAATCTGGAAGCG tTACAAGCAGAATTTCAGCGTCTGGAGGAGCTCAAAATGCTAAACATCTGCAATGTCACTGATGCCATCCGCTCTGAGATCGCTGTGTTTTGGGAAAAGTGTTTCTTCAGCATTGACCAGCGGCAGGATTTCGCTCCGTATTTTAGCG agATTTTTACTGAAGAGCTGTTGAGTCTGCATGATGCGGAGATCCAGCGCTTGAAGCAGCACTATGAGGACCACAAAGAGCTTTTTGACGGTGTTCATCAGTGGGAAGAAAGCTGGAGACTCTTCCTCGAGCTGGAG AAAAAAGCCACGGATCCGACAAGATTTGCTAACAGAGGAGGAAACCTtctgaaagaggagaaacaaagGTCTGAGCTGCATAAAAGCCTGCCCAAG ctGGAAAAGAAATTAAAAGCTCAGATTGATGCATGGGAGAGTGAGCAGGATCATGAGTTTCTAGTAAACGGCCAGAAGTTTTTGCAGTATGTGGAGGAACAGTGGGAGCTGCACCgaatagagaaagagaaggagaaacaagACAGG CATATCAAGAAGAGCAAACAGACCGAGGTGGACATGCTGTACGGAACAGCAGTACGAACCCCGACCAAACGCAGACTGCTCGGCACTACTACCCCAAATAAATCCCGAAAG TTTAACGCCACGTCCAGCATTTCAAGTGCCACCTCTAACAGCACCAGTCGCTCTGTCTATGGTGGAACTCTCTGTCGCTCACCTGTGCCCCGCCCACCTCTCTCAGTGAACAAG GATTCTCTCCTGCCGTTTGTCCTCCAGTGTCCAGCAGCACGGACACCAGGTGGCGGTAAACCCCCCAACCCACGACTGCAAGGCTGTAACAAGGAGAACGAGGCTCAGCTGAAGGGGAGCCCTCTGAGTG CGAGACCTGTCCAAGGCCTCTAA
- the prc1b gene encoding protein regulator of cytokinesis 1b isoform X3 yields MRKSEVLAAEAVSCLNKALCHLKDIWEEIGIPEDQRLQRTNVVQNHIKSLLEMMIKEEESLRKRLVSSIQTCRTEMEKLCLELQLTEFEEENDISMLQQEKNIRTQVEALLKERTQRMQQLKVLLEQEQDLCDILCSMPYGIAPDSVPTLEQLESFDQHVANHNAEKSKRYAEFMDLKRQIILSMEELDHTPETSFEKDVVCEDEDSFCLSRDNITSLKLLVCQLEERKVENEVICETHREKIQRLWDRLQVPQEEREAFNEHMVTSRKRNLEALQAEFQRLEELKMLNICNVTDAIRSEIAVFWEKCFFSIDQRQDFAPYFSEIFTEELLSLHDAEIQRLKQHYEDHKELFDGVHQWEESWRLFLELEKKATDPTRFANRGGNLLKEEKQRSELHKSLPKLEKKLKAQIDAWESEQDHEFLVNGQKFLQYVEEQWELHRIEKEKEKQDRHIKKSKQTEVDMLYGTAVRTPTKRRLLGTTTPNKSRKFNATSSISSATSNSTSRSVYGGTLCRSPVPRPPLSVNKCPAARTPGGGKPPNPRLQGCNKENEAQLKGSPLSGALLIPASPQPNFSIASAASTYSEFVRDLLNTEPVQLSETCPRPLTPRSSTTS; encoded by the exons ATGAGAAAGAG CGAGGTGCTCGCAGCAGAGGCTGTGTCGTGTCTGAATAAAGCGCTCTGCCACCTGAAGGACATTTGGGAGGAGATCGGTATCCCCGAGGACCAGAGACTGCAGAGGACTAATGTTGTCCAGAACCACATTAAG AGCTTACTAGAGATGATGATCAAAGAAGAGGAATCTCTGAGAAAGAGGCTCGTGAGCAGCATTCAAACATGCAGGACAGAAATGGAGAAACTCTGCCTGGAGCTTCAGCTGACTGAGTTTGAG gagGAGAATGATATCAGCATgctccagcaggagaagaacaTCCGCACACAGGTGGAGGCTCTGTTGAAGGAGAGGACTCAGCGGATGCAGCAGCTAAAGGTTCTGCTGGAGCAAGAGCAGGACCTGTGTGACATCCTGTGCTCCATGCCTTATGGCATCGCTCCAGACTCTGTCCCCACACTGGAACAACTGGAGAGCTTCGACCAGCACGTCGCTAACCACAACGCAGAGAAG TCGAAGCGGTATGCTGAGTTCATGGACCTCAAAAGACAGATCATCTTGTCCATGGAAGAGCTGGACCACACTCCCGAGACCAGCTTCGAGAAGGACGTCGTCTGTGAGGACGAGGACTCTTTTTGCCTTTCAAGAGACAACATCACGTCACTCAAACTGCTTGTCTGTCAG CTGGAGGAACGCAAGGTGGAGAACGAGGTGATCTGTGAGACTCACCGAGAGAAGATTCAGCGGCTGTGGGATAGACTGCAGGTTCcccaggaggagagagaggcctTCAACGAACACATGGTCACATCTAGGAAGAGGAATCTGGAAGCG tTACAAGCAGAATTTCAGCGTCTGGAGGAGCTCAAAATGCTAAACATCTGCAATGTCACTGATGCCATCCGCTCTGAGATCGCTGTGTTTTGGGAAAAGTGTTTCTTCAGCATTGACCAGCGGCAGGATTTCGCTCCGTATTTTAGCG agATTTTTACTGAAGAGCTGTTGAGTCTGCATGATGCGGAGATCCAGCGCTTGAAGCAGCACTATGAGGACCACAAAGAGCTTTTTGACGGTGTTCATCAGTGGGAAGAAAGCTGGAGACTCTTCCTCGAGCTGGAG AAAAAAGCCACGGATCCGACAAGATTTGCTAACAGAGGAGGAAACCTtctgaaagaggagaaacaaagGTCTGAGCTGCATAAAAGCCTGCCCAAG ctGGAAAAGAAATTAAAAGCTCAGATTGATGCATGGGAGAGTGAGCAGGATCATGAGTTTCTAGTAAACGGCCAGAAGTTTTTGCAGTATGTGGAGGAACAGTGGGAGCTGCACCgaatagagaaagagaaggagaaacaagACAGG CATATCAAGAAGAGCAAACAGACCGAGGTGGACATGCTGTACGGAACAGCAGTACGAACCCCGACCAAACGCAGACTGCTCGGCACTACTACCCCAAATAAATCCCGAAAG TTTAACGCCACGTCCAGCATTTCAAGTGCCACCTCTAACAGCACCAGTCGCTCTGTCTATGGTGGAACTCTCTGTCGCTCACCTGTGCCCCGCCCACCTCTCTCAGTGAACAAG TGTCCAGCAGCACGGACACCAGGTGGCGGTAAACCCCCCAACCCACGACTGCAAGGCTGTAACAAGGAGAACGAGGCTCAGCTGAAGGGGAGCCCTCTGAGTGGTGCGTTGCTGATCCCCGCTAGTCCACAGCCTAACTTCAGCATAGCCTCTGCCGCCAGCACATATTCAGAGTTTGTG agGGACTTGCTCAACACTGAACCTGTTCAGTTAAG CGAGACCTGTCCAAGGCCTCTAACACCAAGATCCAGCACGACATCCTGA
- the prc1b gene encoding protein regulator of cytokinesis 1b isoform X4: MRKSEVLAAEAVSCLNKALCHLKDIWEEIGIPEDQRLQRTNVVQNHIKSLLEMMIKEEESLRKRLVSSIQTCRTEMEKLCLELQLTEFEEENDISMLQQEKNIRTQVEALLKERTQRMQQLKVLLEQEQDLCDILCSMPYGIAPDSVPTLEQLESFDQHVANHNAEKSKRYAEFMDLKRQIILSMEELDHTPETSFEKDVVCEDEDSFCLSRDNITSLKLLVCQLEERKVENEVICETHREKIQRLWDRLQVPQEEREAFNEHMVTSRKRNLEALQAEFQRLEELKMLNICNVTDAIRSEIAVFWEKCFFSIDQRQDFAPYFSEIFTEELLSLHDAEIQRLKQHYEDHKELFDGVHQWEESWRLFLELEKKATDPTRFANRGGNLLKEEKQRSELHKSLPKLEKKLKAQIDAWESEQDHEFLVNGQKFLQYVEEQWELHRIEKEKEKQDRHIKKSKQTEVDMLYGTAVRTPTKRRLLGTTTPNKSRKFNATSSISSATSNSTSRSVYGGTLCRSPVPRPPLSVNKCPAARTPGGGKPPNPRLQGCNKENEAQLKGSPLSGALLIPASPQPNFSIASAASTYSEFVRDLSKASNTKIQHDILNSTTTDL; encoded by the exons ATGAGAAAGAG CGAGGTGCTCGCAGCAGAGGCTGTGTCGTGTCTGAATAAAGCGCTCTGCCACCTGAAGGACATTTGGGAGGAGATCGGTATCCCCGAGGACCAGAGACTGCAGAGGACTAATGTTGTCCAGAACCACATTAAG AGCTTACTAGAGATGATGATCAAAGAAGAGGAATCTCTGAGAAAGAGGCTCGTGAGCAGCATTCAAACATGCAGGACAGAAATGGAGAAACTCTGCCTGGAGCTTCAGCTGACTGAGTTTGAG gagGAGAATGATATCAGCATgctccagcaggagaagaacaTCCGCACACAGGTGGAGGCTCTGTTGAAGGAGAGGACTCAGCGGATGCAGCAGCTAAAGGTTCTGCTGGAGCAAGAGCAGGACCTGTGTGACATCCTGTGCTCCATGCCTTATGGCATCGCTCCAGACTCTGTCCCCACACTGGAACAACTGGAGAGCTTCGACCAGCACGTCGCTAACCACAACGCAGAGAAG TCGAAGCGGTATGCTGAGTTCATGGACCTCAAAAGACAGATCATCTTGTCCATGGAAGAGCTGGACCACACTCCCGAGACCAGCTTCGAGAAGGACGTCGTCTGTGAGGACGAGGACTCTTTTTGCCTTTCAAGAGACAACATCACGTCACTCAAACTGCTTGTCTGTCAG CTGGAGGAACGCAAGGTGGAGAACGAGGTGATCTGTGAGACTCACCGAGAGAAGATTCAGCGGCTGTGGGATAGACTGCAGGTTCcccaggaggagagagaggcctTCAACGAACACATGGTCACATCTAGGAAGAGGAATCTGGAAGCG tTACAAGCAGAATTTCAGCGTCTGGAGGAGCTCAAAATGCTAAACATCTGCAATGTCACTGATGCCATCCGCTCTGAGATCGCTGTGTTTTGGGAAAAGTGTTTCTTCAGCATTGACCAGCGGCAGGATTTCGCTCCGTATTTTAGCG agATTTTTACTGAAGAGCTGTTGAGTCTGCATGATGCGGAGATCCAGCGCTTGAAGCAGCACTATGAGGACCACAAAGAGCTTTTTGACGGTGTTCATCAGTGGGAAGAAAGCTGGAGACTCTTCCTCGAGCTGGAG AAAAAAGCCACGGATCCGACAAGATTTGCTAACAGAGGAGGAAACCTtctgaaagaggagaaacaaagGTCTGAGCTGCATAAAAGCCTGCCCAAG ctGGAAAAGAAATTAAAAGCTCAGATTGATGCATGGGAGAGTGAGCAGGATCATGAGTTTCTAGTAAACGGCCAGAAGTTTTTGCAGTATGTGGAGGAACAGTGGGAGCTGCACCgaatagagaaagagaaggagaaacaagACAGG CATATCAAGAAGAGCAAACAGACCGAGGTGGACATGCTGTACGGAACAGCAGTACGAACCCCGACCAAACGCAGACTGCTCGGCACTACTACCCCAAATAAATCCCGAAAG TTTAACGCCACGTCCAGCATTTCAAGTGCCACCTCTAACAGCACCAGTCGCTCTGTCTATGGTGGAACTCTCTGTCGCTCACCTGTGCCCCGCCCACCTCTCTCAGTGAACAAG TGTCCAGCAGCACGGACACCAGGTGGCGGTAAACCCCCCAACCCACGACTGCAAGGCTGTAACAAGGAGAACGAGGCTCAGCTGAAGGGGAGCCCTCTGAGTGGTGCGTTGCTGATCCCCGCTAGTCCACAGCCTAACTTCAGCATAGCCTCTGCCGCCAGCACATATTCAGAGTTTGTG CGAGACCTGTCCAAGGCCTCTAACACCAAGATCCAGCACGACATCCTGAACTCCACCACCACCGATCTTTGA